Proteins from a single region of Chryseobacterium sp. W4I1:
- the prmA gene encoding 50S ribosomal protein L11 methyltransferase, protein MQNYLEFNFKITPLQPWNEILMAELIEIGFDSFTEEIDGILGYIQKELFKEEELKALPLFENENVQITYSFEEMPNINWNEEWEKNFSPINIDDKVLIRAEFHESVPGMHEIIIQPKMSFGTGHHPTTHLMIQQMMDIDFNGKKVLDMGCGTSVLAIYAKQIGAADTKAIDIDEWSVENSKENAARNGVELDIELGTAENLGKENYDIILANINRNILISDIPTYVSVMNEGGKLLLSGLCFFDVDDILEVCKESGLELKKKLQREEWVSLLLEK, encoded by the coding sequence ATGCAAAATTATTTAGAATTCAATTTCAAGATTACTCCATTACAGCCATGGAATGAGATATTAATGGCAGAGCTTATCGAAATAGGTTTTGACAGCTTTACAGAAGAAATCGACGGAATTTTAGGATATATTCAGAAAGAACTGTTTAAAGAAGAAGAACTTAAGGCACTTCCGCTTTTTGAAAACGAAAATGTACAGATCACTTATTCTTTCGAGGAAATGCCGAATATCAACTGGAATGAAGAGTGGGAAAAGAACTTTTCGCCAATCAATATTGATGATAAAGTCCTGATCAGGGCAGAATTCCATGAATCGGTACCGGGAATGCATGAAATTATCATCCAGCCTAAAATGTCTTTCGGAACAGGGCATCATCCAACAACTCACCTGATGATTCAGCAGATGATGGATATTGATTTCAATGGTAAGAAAGTGCTTGATATGGGCTGTGGAACCTCAGTTTTGGCAATTTATGCAAAACAGATCGGTGCAGCAGATACAAAAGCTATCGACATTGATGAATGGTCTGTAGAAAATTCAAAAGAAAATGCTGCCAGAAACGGTGTTGAGCTTGATATTGAACTGGGAACTGCAGAAAACCTTGGAAAAGAGAATTATGATATCATTCTGGCTAATATCAACAGGAATATTCTGATCTCTGATATTCCGACCTATGTTTCAGTAATGAATGAAGGTGGAAAACTATTGCTTTCAGGATTATGTTTCTTCGATGTGGATGATATTCTTGAAGTTTGCAAAGAAAGCGGGCTTGAGCTTAAAAAGAAACTGCAGCGCGAAGAGTGGGTAAGCTTATTGCTGGAAAAATAA
- a CDS encoding SH3 domain-containing protein has translation MKQNNMMKSLLTVLCLLFLQLFSAQEENVTYADGIFSFEENKIQKIFTDWTRVRKEPDVKAQITDSLLANQQVMILKKEDAILKLGERGANWYKVSYQKGDAVSEGYIWGGNLCVGYRNKNGYDFLFGLSKTVDRKNKEYNETIKQNIAGIKVIEGTNLIDEVYFDTGRGEELSYASFTIESSHKLQNVELTLKALVSGEACGIASYNQYVLFRDKKLVALPQLMNVGDADVYYHSEEYIFPNDKGGIPDAFIFKIEEMERDDKDREKKKRSSKTYLWNGNSYKLK, from the coding sequence ATGAAACAAAATAATATGATGAAATCCCTACTAACGGTTTTATGCCTCTTGTTCCTCCAACTATTTTCGGCTCAGGAAGAAAATGTGACGTATGCGGACGGCATTTTTAGCTTTGAGGAAAATAAAATCCAGAAAATTTTTACAGACTGGACCAGAGTAAGAAAAGAGCCGGATGTAAAAGCCCAGATCACCGACTCTTTACTGGCCAACCAACAGGTGATGATTCTTAAAAAAGAAGATGCTATCCTGAAGTTAGGCGAAAGAGGGGCCAACTGGTATAAGGTTTCCTATCAGAAGGGAGATGCTGTTTCCGAAGGATATATCTGGGGCGGAAATCTATGTGTAGGTTACCGTAATAAAAATGGCTATGACTTCCTTTTCGGACTGTCAAAAACAGTAGACCGGAAAAATAAAGAATACAATGAAACCATCAAACAGAATATTGCCGGAATAAAAGTCATAGAGGGAACTAATTTAATTGATGAGGTATATTTTGATACCGGAAGGGGAGAAGAGTTGAGTTATGCCTCATTTACCATTGAAAGCAGTCATAAACTTCAGAATGTGGAACTGACCCTTAAAGCTCTGGTTTCCGGTGAAGCATGCGGTATTGCAAGTTATAATCAGTATGTACTTTTCAGAGATAAAAAACTGGTTGCCCTGCCTCAGCTGATGAATGTAGGGGATGCCGATGTGTATTACCATTCTGAAGAATACATTTTTCCCAATGATAAAGGAGGTATTCCTGATGCCTTTATCTTTAAGATAGAAGAAATGGAAAGAGACGATAAAGACAGGGAAAAGAAAAAACGTTCCTCTAAAACATATCTTTGGAACGGAAATTCTTATAAACTCAAATAA
- a CDS encoding Crp/Fnr family transcriptional regulator, which yields MTDIFENYLSSTGELSAEEISFSAQFFKPIRLKKGDFFIREDESCRYIGFIASGAVKAYATDKEGKENITCFKFENEFVTSFPEFVTQKKSRRSIRAIEDSIIYRISYPDYHYLLGQVTAWNGVIKSVMEQEYKQKESYLLNYNNRSAVDKYSFVLSGEPILIQRVATQDLASYLGITQRSLTRAKGQIHRLNVL from the coding sequence ATGACTGACATATTTGAAAATTATCTATCCTCAACAGGAGAACTATCAGCTGAGGAAATTAGCTTTTCTGCACAGTTTTTCAAACCGATCCGCTTAAAGAAAGGTGATTTTTTTATTCGTGAGGATGAATCCTGCCGTTATATTGGGTTTATCGCTAGTGGCGCTGTAAAAGCATACGCTACCGACAAAGAAGGAAAGGAAAATATAACCTGTTTCAAGTTTGAAAATGAATTTGTCACCTCGTTTCCGGAGTTTGTCACGCAGAAAAAATCCAGAAGGAGTATCAGGGCTATAGAAGATAGCATAATCTATAGAATAAGCTATCCGGACTATCATTATCTCCTTGGTCAGGTAACCGCTTGGAACGGAGTCATAAAATCGGTGATGGAGCAGGAGTATAAACAGAAGGAAAGTTATCTGCTGAATTACAATAACAGGTCGGCTGTGGATAAATACAGTTTTGTTCTGTCTGGCGAGCCGATCCTCATCCAGCGTGTAGCTACACAGGATCTGGCATCCTATCTGGGCATCACACAGCGATCGCTTACACGTGCAAAGGGACAAATACATAGACTCAACGTTTTATAG
- a CDS encoding MBL fold metallo-hydrolase translates to MLHQIAPEVFQISLMPRNSINCYIIEGVLVDSGIRSSYTTVKKALQKIFVYQHILTHAHADHQGCSDQICDEFAIPLLCHPDEVFRTETGIVTNDYPAPQHWIAKLQQKYWAGQGHKVERTIVENDRIGNFQVIETPGHSPGHISLFRERDGVLIIGDVATNMNLLTTATGLRLPPNIFTSDQQSNIRSLQKLAELKPDIICFGHGPVMRNTNRKFEQFVAKCSTAVRI, encoded by the coding sequence ATGCTACATCAAATTGCTCCCGAAGTGTTTCAGATTTCACTGATGCCACGAAACAGCATTAATTGCTATATTATCGAAGGTGTATTGGTAGACTCCGGAATACGGAGTTCATATACCACAGTAAAGAAAGCTCTCCAGAAAATCTTCGTTTATCAACATATACTGACGCATGCGCATGCTGACCACCAAGGCTGTAGCGACCAGATATGTGATGAGTTCGCGATACCCTTACTTTGTCATCCCGACGAAGTTTTTAGGACCGAAACAGGTATCGTAACCAACGACTATCCAGCTCCGCAACACTGGATAGCAAAGCTTCAGCAAAAATACTGGGCGGGTCAGGGACATAAAGTTGAGCGAACCATTGTTGAAAATGACAGGATCGGCAACTTTCAGGTAATAGAGACGCCCGGACACTCGCCAGGTCACATTTCTTTATTTCGGGAGCGAGACGGTGTACTGATAATCGGTGATGTGGCGACAAATATGAACCTGCTTACAACAGCAACCGGTCTGAGGCTTCCGCCAAACATATTCACTTCAGATCAACAGAGCAACATCAGATCACTCCAGAAGTTAGCAGAACTGAAACCTGACATTATCTGCTTCGGTCATGGACCGGTCATGCGAAATACAAATCGGAAGTTTGAGCAATTTGTGGCTAAATGCAGTACAGCTGTCAGAATATAG
- a CDS encoding DinB family protein yields the protein MTNILIKDLIQQLKDIENADLWIDENFEKKLLKVDEQTAFERPIPDIHSVAEIISHLTEWRKEAFSRLKGNPRGLEMTDAANWRSNEDLKVKGWENLLKEFYTSQQQIISFLEEKDDDYLYSPYLFAQPSFPHNFQYLVTGLIHHDFYHLGQIGITIKFLKK from the coding sequence ATGACAAATATTTTGATTAAAGATTTAATTCAGCAATTGAAAGATATTGAAAATGCTGACTTGTGGATTGACGAAAACTTCGAAAAAAAGCTTTTGAAGGTTGATGAACAAACGGCTTTTGAGCGCCCCATTCCGGATATACACAGTGTTGCGGAAATTATCTCACATTTAACGGAATGGCGTAAAGAGGCTTTTAGCAGACTTAAAGGAAATCCAAGAGGTCTTGAAATGACGGATGCCGCTAATTGGCGAAGTAATGAGGATCTCAAAGTAAAGGGCTGGGAAAATCTGTTAAAGGAATTTTATACCAGCCAGCAACAGATTATATCATTTCTGGAAGAAAAAGATGACGACTATCTGTATAGTCCTTATCTATTTGCCCAACCGTCTTTCCCGCATAATTTCCAGTATCTGGTTACAGGACTTATCCACCACGATTTTTACCATCTCGGACAAATCGGTATTACCATTAAATTTTTAAAAAAGTAA
- a CDS encoding DUF421 domain-containing protein, with translation MDSLIELWGNGTSLNTLQMSCRGVTVFVLALILIRISGRRSFGIGSPLDNIIVMLLGAILSRAVVGASPFIPVTITCTAIVLLHRFFSWYKGKSSRFIHLVEGDKIMVFQDGKFIQANMERAQLHKEDIMQELRKRAMTDDLNQVKVIYIERNGEISIIIKKAY, from the coding sequence ATGGATTCTTTAATAGAACTCTGGGGAAACGGAACATCATTAAATACGCTCCAAATGTCATGTCGTGGTGTCACGGTTTTTGTACTCGCTCTAATCCTGATCCGTATTTCAGGCAGGCGGTCATTCGGTATCGGATCACCTCTCGATAACATTATTGTAATGCTGTTGGGTGCCATTCTGAGCCGTGCAGTAGTGGGAGCCTCCCCTTTTATTCCAGTTACCATAACATGTACAGCAATTGTCCTGTTACACAGATTTTTCAGCTGGTATAAAGGGAAAAGCAGCCGCTTCATTCATCTGGTTGAGGGAGATAAAATTATGGTATTTCAGGACGGTAAGTTTATACAGGCCAATATGGAAAGGGCACAGCTGCATAAAGAAGATATTATGCAGGAACTGAGAAAAAGAGCGATGACTGATGATCTAAACCAGGTCAAAGTCATCTATATTGAGCGAAACGGTGAGATCAGCATCATCATAAAAAAGGCATATTAA
- a CDS encoding Crp/Fnr family transcriptional regulator — translation MEQILFNYKNLSCSFEEDNAPVYYFQIKTGKIKLTNFQTKKKEFIQSIHEEGDSIGEIFLFSKYKYPVNAVLMEDCTIFRLEHSKLLKLLASDFEIQMKFLHYLAERSYYSCIFLNSLTSEDSTHQLLTVLNNLKGSQNKERYSYKIPYTRKELAFLTGLRIETVIRTFKRMESENLIKIIKGRVYY, via the coding sequence TTGGAGCAGATATTATTCAATTACAAAAATCTCAGCTGCTCTTTTGAAGAGGATAATGCTCCCGTATATTATTTTCAGATTAAAACAGGTAAAATAAAGCTTACCAATTTTCAGACTAAAAAAAAGGAGTTTATTCAGAGTATTCATGAAGAGGGCGATTCTATTGGTGAGATTTTTTTATTCTCTAAATATAAATATCCCGTTAATGCTGTTTTAATGGAGGACTGTACTATATTTAGATTAGAGCACTCCAAACTTTTGAAATTGCTAGCTTCAGATTTTGAAATTCAAATGAAATTCCTCCACTATCTAGCAGAAAGATCATACTACAGCTGTATTTTTTTAAACAGCTTAACATCCGAAGATTCTACCCATCAATTACTTACAGTACTCAACAATTTAAAAGGCAGCCAAAATAAAGAACGTTATTCCTATAAAATACCCTACACCAGAAAAGAACTTGCTTTTCTAACAGGTTTAAGAATTGAAACCGTCATCAGGACTTTTAAGAGAATGGAAAGTGAAAACCTCATTAAAATCATTAAGGGCAGAGTTTACTATTAA
- a CDS encoding Crp/Fnr family transcriptional regulator, giving the protein MSIQKSLLHSVQAIEEQYTAGDYIFREEAIPQFYYQIVTGEVKLNSYKEDGKEFIQEILSDNSCFGESMLILGKPYTVNAVALTKCNVLKIGRDQFFRLLQDNPAIFLDMYTTLSERTSEKLVLMQKISGQNAEERLLELMNQMKEAKENKDKYSFEIPYTRQQLASLTGLSLETTIRVIKRMEKNEILVIKNGKIFY; this is encoded by the coding sequence ATGTCTATCCAAAAAAGTCTTTTGCATTCAGTACAGGCAATTGAAGAGCAGTATACTGCTGGTGATTATATATTTCGTGAAGAGGCTATACCGCAGTTTTATTATCAAATTGTGACGGGTGAAGTGAAGCTTAACAGCTATAAGGAAGACGGAAAAGAATTTATACAGGAAATTCTTTCAGATAATTCTTGCTTCGGAGAATCAATGCTTATTTTGGGAAAGCCATACACTGTAAATGCGGTTGCGCTTACAAAGTGCAATGTCCTAAAAATAGGAAGAGATCAGTTCTTCCGGTTACTGCAGGACAATCCTGCTATTTTTCTGGATATGTATACGACTTTGTCGGAAAGAACCTCTGAAAAACTGGTATTGATGCAGAAAATTTCAGGTCAAAATGCTGAAGAACGATTACTGGAGCTGATGAACCAAATGAAAGAGGCCAAAGAAAATAAAGATAAATACTCATTCGAAATCCCCTATACCAGACAGCAGCTGGCTTCACTTACAGGACTTTCTCTGGAAACCACAATCAGGGTAATAAAGAGAATGGAGAAAAATGAAATTCTTGTAATAAAGAACGGAAAGATATTCTATTAA
- a CDS encoding Crp/Fnr family transcriptional regulator — translation MLIDIDLLSQYGGFTETYGPSDVIFEEGDLPKFYYQIITGTVKLSHTNEEGKELIQSLLSDGQSVCELLSFIKETYPVNAIAISECSIIMVPKTDFLQLLDDHHQAALDVRQFIAERLYQKFILMQNNASKYSNVRIKGILAYFKSLSEDQSPYSYELPLTRKQLASITGLRVETVIRTVKKMEADKVLKIKNRKIYF, via the coding sequence ATGCTTATTGATATTGATTTACTGTCACAATACGGTGGATTTACTGAAACTTACGGTCCATCTGATGTTATTTTTGAAGAAGGAGATCTACCTAAGTTCTACTATCAGATCATTACCGGCACCGTAAAGCTGAGCCATACCAACGAAGAAGGTAAAGAACTCATTCAAAGCCTCTTATCCGACGGACAAAGTGTCTGCGAGCTGTTATCTTTCATTAAAGAAACATATCCGGTAAACGCCATAGCCATTTCGGAATGCAGCATTATAATGGTTCCTAAAACTGATTTTCTGCAGCTTTTAGATGATCATCATCAGGCTGCATTAGATGTCCGGCAGTTTATTGCGGAGCGGCTTTATCAAAAGTTTATTCTGATGCAGAATAATGCCTCTAAATATTCCAATGTAAGAATTAAAGGTATTCTAGCCTATTTTAAGAGTTTGAGTGAGGATCAGAGCCCTTATTCTTATGAGCTTCCTCTTACAAGAAAACAGTTAGCATCCATAACCGGACTACGAGTTGAAACAGTGATAAGAACTGTAAAAAAAATGGAAGCAGACAAAGTGCTAAAAATTAAAAACCGCAAGATCTACTTTTAA
- a CDS encoding cbb3-type cytochrome c oxidase subunit I — protein MGESSLFNQTGIQITLLLMLIVIIAVLVVLIFKFLSIYARILRHRELLEVQKKIENMSAEELKEYEQKEREFNFQPEENQLSGSLPPSDEKGIIQNINSVEELRVFPTKRRTSSFLQYISPELSRLILYFLGTAILWLIIGTTFGLYAGIKYVAPDVEHTSWLSFGRLRPAHTNAVFWGWASLAMVGLSYYVVTRVSNVENYNIRQGYISLILINIAVLAGTISLLAGVNNGGGEYREYIWPIMITFGAGVALSSHNLFKPVVKRIVKEIYISNWYIISGFMFIVIVIIVGYIPIWQDGVGETITQGYYMHQAIGMWFMMINLGLMYYFLPQQLNKPIYSYSLGALAFWTHILFYTLIGTHHFIFSAIPWRLQTTAIVASVGMLIPVAAGTTNFLLTFRGAWYQLKNSYTLPFYFMAIIFYFTGSFQGTVEAFRYTNLLWHFTDFTVSHSHLTMYGIITFMLWAFSYTLIPRLTGNEPPKLLVGIHFWLALIGLLFYVIALMIGGTQTGLMWMKKKPFIDGVINMFPFWLWRAIGGTMMWVSHLIFAYNFYKMVTKDSNVRIPQTPAEILAAKRQHSRTEFNP, from the coding sequence ATGGGAGAATCGTCATTATTTAATCAGACGGGTATTCAGATAACATTATTACTGATGTTGATCGTTATTATTGCCGTGCTGGTGGTTCTTATTTTCAAGTTTTTATCCATTTATGCAAGGATATTAAGGCATAGGGAGCTTCTGGAAGTTCAGAAAAAGATTGAAAATATGTCCGCAGAGGAGCTTAAAGAATACGAACAGAAAGAAAGAGAATTTAATTTTCAGCCTGAAGAAAACCAGCTTTCGGGCAGTCTGCCACCTTCTGATGAAAAGGGAATTATTCAGAATATCAATTCTGTCGAAGAATTGCGGGTATTTCCAACGAAAAGAAGAACATCATCATTTTTACAATATATAAGCCCGGAGCTCAGCAGACTTATTCTTTACTTTTTAGGAACCGCCATCCTGTGGCTGATCATAGGGACAACTTTTGGGCTTTATGCGGGTATCAAATACGTTGCACCCGATGTTGAGCATACCAGCTGGCTGAGTTTTGGCAGGTTGAGGCCAGCCCATACCAATGCTGTATTTTGGGGATGGGCATCTTTAGCCATGGTGGGGCTTTCATACTATGTTGTTACAAGGGTAAGTAACGTTGAAAATTACAATATCAGGCAGGGGTATATTTCTTTAATTCTGATCAATATTGCAGTGCTGGCCGGAACGATATCGTTATTGGCCGGAGTGAATAACGGAGGTGGAGAATACAGGGAGTATATATGGCCTATTATGATTACGTTCGGAGCAGGGGTGGCACTTTCCTCACATAATCTGTTTAAGCCTGTTGTCAAAAGAATTGTTAAAGAAATCTATATCTCAAACTGGTATATTATTTCGGGATTTATGTTTATTGTTATTGTCATTATAGTAGGCTATATCCCTATATGGCAGGACGGAGTAGGAGAAACAATTACCCAGGGATATTATATGCATCAGGCGATTGGAATGTGGTTTATGATGATTAACCTCGGGCTTATGTATTACTTTTTGCCACAGCAGCTTAATAAACCCATTTATTCCTACAGCCTGGGTGCCCTGGCTTTCTGGACCCACATATTATTTTATACCCTGATCGGAACCCATCATTTTATTTTCAGTGCTATTCCCTGGAGGCTGCAGACCACAGCAATTGTTGCCAGCGTCGGCATGCTGATTCCGGTGGCGGCAGGCACAACTAATTTTCTTTTGACATTTAGAGGTGCATGGTACCAGCTTAAAAACAGCTATACCCTTCCTTTTTATTTCATGGCGATTATTTTTTATTTTACGGGATCTTTTCAGGGTACCGTAGAAGCTTTCAGATATACCAACCTGCTCTGGCATTTTACAGATTTTACAGTTTCCCATTCTCACCTCACCATGTATGGGATTATCACTTTTATGCTTTGGGCGTTTTCATATACCTTAATTCCTCGTCTCACCGGCAATGAGCCACCGAAACTGCTGGTAGGCATACATTTTTGGCTGGCTCTAATCGGTTTACTTTTTTATGTAATAGCATTAATGATTGGCGGAACACAAACAGGGTTGATGTGGATGAAGAAAAAGCCGTTCATAGATGGCGTTATCAATATGTTTCCTTTCTGGCTGTGGAGAGCAATAGGGGGAACTATGATGTGGGTGTCCCATCTTATTTTTGCATACAATTTTTACAAAATGGTTACCAAAGACAGCAATGTGAGGATTCCGCAGACCCCTGCTGAAATACTGGCAGCAAAGAGGCAGCATAGCCGTACAGAGTTTAACCCTTAA
- a CDS encoding cbb3-type cytochrome c oxidase subunit II: MILLNNHKILFGSALCLFIFLTLYIAVLPALDNQRINKPLPRQAKILTKEQRAGKMVYIENGCVACHTQQVRNVEMDNVFGKRPSIPADFAVNRRTDFWRNTANLMGTQRAGPDLTSVGERQPSAEWHLIHLYQPRAAVEASIMPSYEFLFIERDYLQPGDVEVKVPEKFIKNKRKKIVATQKALQLVAYLKSLKQTDYTDKSIVPPFLYKQVKKEGGGAAGSSNLPDGGELFTANCASCHQANGEGVPGAFPPLKGSPVVTGGDLELYVTIIMKGYDPRPEFATMPPVGTNANFTAEDVTAIMNHERTSWGNNAKKVTLEEVKVIYDKIKQQSEKINSKCTECNFDFME; the protein is encoded by the coding sequence ATGATATTGCTAAATAACCATAAAATACTTTTCGGCTCGGCACTTTGTCTCTTTATATTTCTTACACTTTATATAGCGGTTCTTCCTGCTCTTGATAACCAAAGGATTAATAAGCCTTTACCCCGGCAGGCAAAAATACTGACAAAAGAGCAAAGAGCCGGTAAAATGGTATATATTGAAAATGGATGTGTCGCATGCCACACCCAGCAGGTAAGAAATGTTGAGATGGATAATGTTTTTGGCAAAAGACCGAGTATTCCTGCTGATTTTGCTGTCAACAGAAGAACGGATTTTTGGAGAAATACAGCCAATCTGATGGGAACACAGAGAGCCGGTCCCGATCTTACCAGCGTAGGAGAGCGGCAGCCAAGTGCTGAATGGCATCTGATTCATCTTTACCAGCCAAGAGCTGCTGTAGAAGCGTCCATTATGCCTTCCTATGAATTTCTTTTTATAGAAAGAGATTACCTGCAGCCTGGTGACGTTGAAGTTAAAGTACCGGAGAAATTTATTAAAAATAAAAGAAAGAAAATAGTAGCTACACAAAAGGCTCTTCAGCTGGTGGCCTATCTGAAATCACTTAAACAGACCGATTACACCGATAAATCTATTGTTCCGCCATTTCTTTACAAGCAGGTAAAAAAAGAGGGTGGGGGAGCTGCCGGTTCATCCAATCTTCCTGATGGAGGAGAGCTTTTTACCGCAAACTGTGCTTCCTGTCATCAGGCAAACGGAGAAGGAGTTCCCGGGGCATTTCCTCCGCTGAAAGGCAGTCCGGTAGTGACAGGTGGTGACCTGGAACTCTATGTAACAATTATTATGAAAGGATATGATCCGAGGCCTGAATTCGCGACAATGCCGCCGGTGGGGACCAATGCCAATTTTACCGCTGAAGATGTTACCGCTATCATGAACCATGAAAGAACGAGCTGGGGAAATAATGCGAAAAAAGTGACCCTGGAAGAAGTAAAAGTAATCTATGATAAAATAAAGCAACAATCTGAAAAAATTAATAGTAAATGCACTGAATGTAATTTTGATTTTATGGAGTAG
- a CDS encoding cytochrome C, with amino-acid sequence MTKDRSKVFLFIDNDPHPIAELETPIVFDLDTQKLPDGDHVLKIVSRSPSGKEGIKKINFTISNGPAIKIEGLKNKDVVDGTLSLMINAYDKGNQKSFLITGSETPQTIPFWIWVIIILFAGWAAYYEITSSAVQ; translated from the coding sequence ATGACAAAAGACAGAAGTAAAGTGTTTCTCTTTATAGATAATGATCCGCATCCTATTGCAGAGCTGGAAACTCCTATTGTTTTCGATCTGGATACCCAAAAGCTTCCTGATGGTGACCATGTTCTGAAAATCGTCAGCCGGTCTCCATCAGGAAAAGAGGGAATCAAAAAAATAAATTTTACCATTTCCAACGGTCCTGCTATTAAAATTGAAGGTCTTAAAAATAAAGACGTCGTAGATGGGACATTATCATTAATGATTAATGCTTATGATAAAGGAAACCAGAAAAGTTTCCTCATCACCGGTAGCGAGACCCCGCAAACGATACCTTTCTGGATATGGGTTATTATTATTCTGTTTGCAGGATGGGCTGCTTATTATGAAATAACGAGCTCAGCGGTGCAATAG
- a CDS encoding helix-turn-helix domain-containing protein, with protein MYILSCILISAKNYQIAFIISISCFNSSQNPSERIMGVLDYLKASKKDQAPFSFKIPFTRQQLASLTGLCVETAIRVIKDMERKKVVMIKDRKIYF; from the coding sequence ATGTATATCCTCAGTTGTATCTTGATCTCTGCAAAGAATTATCAGATTGCCTTTATTATCAGTATATCATGCTTCAACTCATCACAGAATCCTTCAGAGAGGATAATGGGTGTATTGGATTATCTTAAAGCCTCAAAAAAGGATCAGGCTCCATTTTCTTTTAAAATACCATTTACCAGACAACAGCTGGCAAGCCTTACGGGGCTGTGTGTTGAAACAGCCATCAGGGTTATTAAAGATATGGAAAGGAAAAAAGTAGTGATGATTAAGGATAGGAAAATTTATTTTTAG
- a CDS encoding Crp/Fnr family transcriptional regulator, whose product MVINEEILSSAGAGLKKYNPEETIFHEGDTPLYYYQIVNGEVKLNNCNAEGKEFIQNILVDGQSFGESLLFGDKLYPMNAVAISPCTILKLCKEDFLSMMKEHPHLFFDFCKVLADRLYYKYIMLQKNSLESPEERLIGVMDYLKSSQKKQCIFSFQIPLTRQQLASLTGIRVETAIKTIKRMEKQKIVKIINRKILY is encoded by the coding sequence ATGGTTATTAACGAAGAAATTTTAAGCTCAGCTGGCGCTGGGTTAAAAAAATACAACCCTGAAGAAACTATTTTTCACGAAGGAGATACCCCATTATATTATTATCAAATAGTAAATGGTGAAGTCAAACTGAATAATTGTAACGCAGAAGGAAAAGAATTTATACAGAATATTTTAGTTGACGGACAAAGTTTTGGAGAGTCATTGCTATTTGGTGATAAACTATATCCAATGAATGCTGTTGCTATTTCTCCGTGCACTATTCTTAAATTATGTAAAGAAGATTTCTTAAGCATGATGAAAGAGCATCCTCACCTGTTTTTTGATTTTTGTAAGGTGCTGGCAGACCGACTTTACTATAAGTACATTATGCTTCAGAAAAATTCTCTGGAAAGTCCTGAGGAAAGGCTTATTGGCGTCATGGATTATCTGAAAAGCTCTCAAAAAAAACAATGTATATTCTCTTTCCAGATACCCCTTACCAGGCAGCAACTGGCCAGCCTTACAGGAATTCGTGTAGAAACTGCGATTAAAACCATTAAACGTATGGAGAAACAAAAAATTGTGAAAATCATTAACAGAAAAATTTTATACTAA